In Haematobia irritans isolate KBUSLIRL chromosome 1, ASM5000362v1, whole genome shotgun sequence, a genomic segment contains:
- the LOC142235789 gene encoding uncharacterized protein LOC142235789 codes for MNILNANEKYKLTSRTATAPRIYGLTKIHKEGTPLRPICSSINSPTYNVSKYITDILKNLTKDSKYNIKDGIEFKKRINQQTIHDNELLISFDVVSLFPSVPINLAIRTIKEKWAIMQEFTKIPMDLFLEIVTLCIKDSRYFTYDDKIFEQTKGMSMGSPISPIVADIIMEELLDDARDDKDEISNTLTTLNAFNRQLQFTMEYENEGKLPYLDTVVQRHKQQSTKIKLVPKEHSIGKTNQLSL; via the exons atgaaTATATTAAATGCgaacgaaaaatataaattgacaAGCAGAACTGCCACAGCTCCAAGGATATATGGActcacaaaaattcataaggAAGGGACACCTCTCAGACCCATTTGTTCGTCCATTAATTCCCCTACGTATAACGTATCAAAATACATAACAGACATATTGAAAAATCTCACGAAGGATTCGAAGTATAATATAAAGGATGGGATAGAATTTAAgaaaagaataaaccaacaaacaATACATGACAACGAATTGCTAATTTCTTTCGACGTGGTATCTCTATTTCCCAGTGTACCTATAAAtctagcgataaggacgattaaagaaaaatgggCTATAATGCAAGAATTCACCAAAATACCAAtggatttgtttttagaaatagtGACACTATGCATTAAGGACTCCAGATATTTCACATATGACGATAAGATATTTGAACAAACAAAAGGAATGTCTATGGGATCTCCTATATCTCCCATAGTCGCAGATATCATAATGGAGGAATTATTAGACGacgccagagatg ACAAAGACGAAATAAGCAACACATTGACGACTCTTAACGCATTTAATCGACAACTTCAATTCACAATGGAATATGAAAACGAAGGAAAATTGCCTTATCTTGACACAGTGGTTCAAAGACACAAACAACAATCAACTAAGATTAAACTGGTACCAAAAGAACACAGCATTGGGAAGACTAATCAACTTTCACTCTAA